The stretch of DNA AATGGTGCCCTCATTATCAATCTTCATGTCATTGGGGAAGACCAAAGTATGTGAATCGGAATCGATTAGACCCTGATTATCGGGAGTATAAGGACGTTTGATATTCCAACAGGCAATGGCATCCTTGTTGACTTGTGTATAGAATATAACACCAGTTTCTGGGTCATAAACTTCTGCCGTCGACTGACCATTCATGCCACGATCTCCAACATATTTGAAATCATAATACGAATCACCCGTTGTGACATGAGATTCATTTTGCAGCACACGATTAGAGACCTTAAACTCTTTGGTACTGGCCAAAGCATGGAAATAGATGTCCTTCGAGTGATCAGGATTCATGGGACCAACGGCAAGGCCAAAGACACCATCGGTCCATTGGAAATTAACGCCACCAACATTGAAATCACCCTGCAGGGGATCAAAGTGGAAGAAATTATGCTTCACCCGATACGATTTGTCATTGCGCAGGGAATAGACAATCACTCCATAGGCTCCCAAATCCGGAACATAGGCATAGGCATTATCGCATTCCGATCGATCTGAATCAACCACCTagaagaaattttaatttaaacatatTAAAATCTATCATAAAAGTTTCTATGCCCTGTTAAAACTCACAATATTGGCAAAGAAGGTGTCCGCTTTGGTCTGATCGGCTGGTATGGTAAAACGACGCAACAATTTATCCGTCTTAAGATCAAAAACTAGTATCGAATTTGGTGTAATCTGTTTGGGATTACCCAAAATATCAGCCAAACCCGTATCCAAGACCCACAAGCGATCGCAGACATCCACTTGAATGCGGAAAGTTGAAATGATTGTGGAATTATTTTGTAGCTCAACGCTAGCATCGGATGCCTTTTCGGCATCTAAACGACCACCGGATGGTGTCTTCTGCTCTTGAGGTTGCACTTCAATCGGTAGCTTGTTATCCTCCCAACTGGGATAGGGACGCAGTCTTGGTGATTTCTCAGTCGACGAGAGATCAATATAATTAAGAGTAGCCGCCACACCAGCCTTCCATCTAAAAGAGCAAAGAAAATGtaattgttttaattaaacCCTTTCAAGGTCgcaacacaacaacaattgtaattgttttaattaaaagtggTCTTAAATTTAATCTAAATATTGTCATAGGTGTTCAAATTTattgtatgttttttacagggttgaaaatttgttatattCCTATTCTAACTTTGTCTTGAAAAGCGTCAAGCAAGTAAGGTTTAGACTTCAAATTAAGTTAGTTTGATAAATTCTTTGAAGTTTCAGTAtgatttattataatttaataaatt from Drosophila willistoni isolate 14030-0811.24 chromosome 2R unlocalized genomic scaffold, UCI_dwil_1.1 Seg200, whole genome shotgun sequence encodes:
- the LOC6643512 gene encoding protein yellow; translated protein: MYWLKFTSLGLLCLLISCWSALAKLEERFSWKQLTFDWPSPQAEAEAKASGHYIEENNLPLGLERWQNKIFVTVPRWKAGVAATLNYIDLSSTEKSPRLRPYPSWEDNKLPIEVQPQEQKTPSGGRLDAEKASDASVELQNNSTIISTFRIQVDVCDRLWVLDTGLADILGNPKQITPNSILVFDLKTDKLLRRFTIPADQTKADTFFANIVVDSDRSECDNAYAYVPDLGAYGVIVYSLRNDKSYRVKHNFFHFDPLQGDFNVGGVNFQWTDGVFGLAVGPMNPDHSKDIYFHALASTKEFKVSNRVLQNESHVTTGDSYYDFKYVGDRGMNGQSTAEVYDPETGVIFYTQVNKDAIACWNIKRPYTPDNQGLIDSDSHTLVFPNDMKIDNEGTIWVLSDKMPTYLYKELDPAAVNYRILMGKNRDLIKGTPCEM